Sequence from the Thermoplasmatales archaeon genome:
ATGACATAGTAGAAGAGAAGGCAAAAAAGCTTGCAAAAGAGCTTAAAAAAGCAAAATTTGAGAAAGTAGAAAAATTTTTGGAAAAAGTTGATGTAATTTTTGAAGCGGCATCCCAGCAGGCGGTTTATGATTATGCAGAAAAAATAGTAAGTGAAGGAAAGGACCTTGTAATAATGACAATAGGAGCTCTTTTTGATGATGAATTTAGGGAAAGATTGATTAAAAAAGCAAAAGAAGGTGGGGCTAAAATATATCTTCCATCTGGAGCGGTGGCTGGCTTGGATGCAATAAAGGCTGCAAGCATAGGAGAGCTTGATGAAGTTACCCTTGTAACAACAAAAGCACCTGAAGCATTTGGAAAACATTTTGATAAGAGGACGATACTCTATGAGGGAAATGCAAGGGAGGCAATAAAACACTTCCCGAAAAATATAAATGTTGCGGCATGCCTGTCTTTGGCGGGAATTGGCTTTGATAATACAAAGGTTAAAATCGTGGCTGACCCAGTTATAAAATACAACAGCCACAAGATATTAGCTCATGGAAAATTTGGAAGGCTTAGAGCAGAAGTAGAAAACTTGCCAAATCCAAAAAATCCGAGCACAAGCTATCTTGCCTCACTTTCAGCAATTGCAGTGCTTAAAAAGCTTGTAA
This genomic interval carries:
- a CDS encoding aspartate dehydrogenase gives rise to the protein MKLGIIGCGAIGTDVARAADVMEEIEEIYLYDIVEEKAKKLAKELKKAKFEKVEKFLEKVDVIFEAASQQAVYDYAEKIVSEGKDLVIMTIGALFDDEFRERLIKKAKEGGAKIYLPSGAVAGLDAIKAASIGELDEVTLVTTKAPEAFGKHFDKRTILYEGNAREAIKHFPKNINVAACLSLAGIGFDNTKVKIVADPVIKYNSHKILAHGKFGRLRAEVENLPNPKNPSTSYLASLSAIAVLKKLVNPLQIGI